The region TTGGGTATTGACCGGGAGGGAGACAAACAGCTACTAGGACTATGGACTGGGGAAGCAGAAGCCGAGGGAGCCAAATTTTGGTTACGAATCCTGACAGAGCTCAAGAATCGGGAGCTAAAGGATATTCTAATTGCCTGTTGTGATGGCTTAAGGGGCTTCCCTGAGGCGATTGAGGCAGTTTATCCCCAAACCTAAGTCCAACCAACTATGTATTGTCCATTTGATGCGTAATTGCCTTAACTCTGTCCCCTGGAAAGACCCCAAGGCAGTGGCGACAGATTTGAAGCGGCTCTGGATGCTTTTTCCCAGAAATGGGATAAACTTTACCCCGCTATCACTCAAATCTGGCTACGTCATTGGGAGCATGTCATTCCCATTTTTGACTATCCCATGGAAATTCGACGGGTAATCTATACCACCAATGCTATTGAGTCCATGAACTGTTCTTTACGTAAAGTAATTAAAACCAAAGCCGTTTTTCCCGACGAAGATTCTGTTTTTACGCTATTACATTTAGCCATGAGGAACTTCACTAAAAAATGGCAACGCCCTATCCGAGATTGGCGAGCTGCTGCTTTCCATTTTGCTATTCTTTTTCCTGAACCCTTTTCTCTTTAATTTTCCTCTTTACACAAAATCTAGACCACTCTCCAGATTTGAATTATATAGAGCATGACTTTAGTGCATTAAAGAGGGTGAGAATGTATGCATTTTTGGGTACTAGCATAGATAAAATTATTCGAGATTACTGCACAGCTTAGCGTCTCATAATTATCCTAATCAGCTATATCTGATTTTCTTGGATATTAATTGTTGATCTTTTTAACCAAGAAGAGGGAGAAAATAATCTCCCCTCTCTGATTTAACGTCAACTAAACTGAGGTTAGAGTCTTCTCCCCAGTTAAACTTGCATCTCCATTGGCCTCAGGAGAACTCGCCTCGGAAGGGGGAACTGCCTGCCAGAACTTACCCAAATAATCGGACCAGTTAGCCAAAATTACTTTCCCTTTCGGACTGCCTGTTCTTTCTACATGGGCCGTGATCATGGCTTTTAGTTGTTCTTCCCCTTTAGGAGCGGTAACCCGTTGCAAGGTGATAATTTCCGGATTGATTTTTTCCGGTAAATCCCCCGCTTCATCGAGGAAGTAGGCCAAGCCGCCGGTCATGCCAGCCCCCACGTTGCGACCCACAGGGCCAAGGACGACAATCACGCCGCCGGTCATATATTCACAACAGTGATCGCCAGCTCCTTCAATCACGGCTTTACCCATAGAGTTACGCACTGCAAAGCGTTCCCCCGCCCGGCCGTTGGCATAAAGGTTGCCCCCCGTTGCCCCATAGAGACAGGTGTTACCGATAATCACATTATCTTCCGGTGCAAAGCTGGCCTGGGAATGGGGCACGATGACAACTTCACCACCATTCATGCCTTTGCCCACATAATCGTTAGCTTCTCCTTGCAGATGCAGAGTCATGCCATCCAGGTTGAAGGCTCCAAAGCTCTGGCCTGCGGCTCCTTGGAAGTTGAGGGTAATACTGCCGGTGAAGCCATTGTTGCCATACTTTTTGGCGATCGCCCCGGAGAGACGGGTGCCCACGGTGCGGTCGGTGTTGACCAGCCGGTAGGTTTTGGTCACCGTGGTTTGATGGTTAATGGCTTCTTGGATGTCAGGGTCAGCCAAAATATCGTCATCCAACACAGGACCGTTGCTGTGGACAGGCTCATGGTTTAACCACTGTCGATTTTGCTTAGTATCAGGCAAATTCAGCAAACAATCTAAGGTCAGATTCTGGGTTTTGCTCAACTGGACATCGGAGCGAACTTTGAGCAAATCGGTGCGGCCAATGATTTTGTCTAAACTGCGATAACCCATATGGGCCAACAGGGAACGCACTTCCTCGGCAATGAAATACAAGAAATTGACTACCTGCCCCGGCACTCCTTTGAACCGTTGCCGTAACCGTTCCTGCTGGGTGGCAACCCCCACGGGACAATTGTTGGTGTGACAAACTCGGGCCATAATGCAACCTTCGGCAATCATGGCAATGGAGCCAAAGCCGTATTCTTCTGCCCCCATGAGCGCCGCCATCACCACGTCCCAACCGGTTTTCAGACCACCGTCAGCCCGGAGCAAAACGCGGTCCCGTAGTTGGTTTTCCATGAGCACTCGATGCACTTCGGTAACGCCCAGCTCCCAGGGAGAACCGGCGTGTTTGATGGAACTGAGGGGAGACGCTCCCGTACCGCCGTCATGGCCAGAAATTTGAATAATGTCCGCATTGGCCTTAGCGACCCCAGCGGCGATCGTACCAATGCCAATTTCCGCTACCAATTTCACCGATACCTGGGCTTCAGGATTAATTTGGTGCAGGTCGTAGATTAGCTGAGCTAGATCTTCAATGGAGTAGATATCGTGGTGGGGAGGGGGGGAAATGAGAGTTACACCGGGTTTAGAACGACGCAACATGGCAATGTATTCACTGACCTTCTTGCCAGGCAGTTGACCCCCTTCACCCGGTTTGGCTCCCTGGGCCATTTTGATTTCCAACTGTTTGCCGCTCATGAGATATTCCGGGGTGACCCCAAAACGGCCGGAGGCAATTTGTTTAATGGCGGAGTTAGCCGTGTCGCCATTTTGTAAGCCGTGGAGGTGGGGCAATGTGGGGGAGTTGCCTTCTGCATCTACGTCATCTAGGGTGAGGTAGCGCACCGTATCTTCGCCCCCTTCCCCGGAGTTGGATTTGGCCCCCAGCCGATTCATGGCGATCGCCAAAGTTTCATGGGCTTCCCGAGACAGGGCACCGAGGGACATACCACCGGTACAGAAGCGTTTGACAATGGATTCCACCGATTCCACCTCTTCCAGGGGAATGGCAGTCTGGTCAGGATTAAGATCAAGCAGATCCCGCAGCGCAGTAACGGGGCGCCCCCGGAGATATTGACGGTACAGGCCGTAGTGGTCATAGGCTTCGGCGTTGGTTTCATTGCCCCCCCGTTGGTAGGCCGCCACCGCTTTATGGAGGGATTTAGACATCTCCGGAGAGTTCATGTGGTACTCCCCACCGGGACGATAGTTAACAAAGCCAAAGTTTTCCAACTTTTTAGCCATTTGCGGGAAGGCCATGCCATGGAAAACCATCACTTCCTGGGCCACGTCGGCCATGGTTAACCCCCCCACTCGGCTAGTGGTGCCAGCAAAGGCATATTCCACCAATTCCGCCCCCAAACCGATCGCCTCAAAAATTTGGGCACCGTGGTAGGAGGACAGCAGTGAAATGCCCATTTTGGAGAGAATTTTAAACAGCCCTGCTTCCACCGATTGACGGTAGTTCTGCAACGCAGTGGCCAGGTCGATTTTATCTAGGCGGCCATTATCCATCAGTTTCTGGGTTTTCTCATCCCGCCACCATTGCCGTACTGATTCCAAGGCCAGGTAGGGACAAATGGCAGAAGCGCCATAGCCCACCAAGCAAGCAAAGTGATGGGTGCTCCAACATTGGGCCGTATCCACCACCAGGGATGCCTGTAACCTTAACCCGGCCCGAATCAGGTGATGGTGCACTGCTCCCACTGCCAGTAGGGGAGGAATAAAGCTCTGATTTTGGCCCAACGTAGCTCCATTGGGCCGGTCGGTTAATATCAAAATTTCAGTGCCGGATTGAACCGAGGTGATCGCCTTTTGCACTAAACTATCCAGGGCATTCTGGAGACTATTAACGCCGCCTAAATCGTAGAGGGTGGAAAGTACCGCAGTGTTCAATTGACCCTGTTTAATCGCCTCCAACTCCAACTCATTCACCAACGGCGATCGGAGCTTGATCATGCGGGCCGCTTCAGCCTTGGGCTCGAGAATATTGCCCCGGGGCCCCAGGAACATGGCCAAAGACATCACCAAATTTTCCCGCAGGGGGTCAATGGGGGGATTGGTCACCTGGGCAAAGCGTTGTTTGAAGTAGTCGTACAGTAGGCGGGGTTTATGGGACAGTACGGCCAAAGGAGCATCGTCCCCCATGCAAAAGGTCGGTTCCTTACCTTGATTAGCCATGGGGACAATCACCATTTCCACATCTTCGGCGGTATAGCCAAAGGCCGCCTGTTGTTGCAAAGTCGTTTCAGTGTCGGCAAACAGACTTTTGTCAGCAAAACTTTCCGAGGCAACCATTTGACGATTTGCTTTTAACCACTCCCCATAGGGATGTTTCCGGGCCGCCTGCTGTTTAATTTCGTAGTTTTTGAGAATTTTTTTCTGGTCTAAATCCACAGCAATCATTTGCCCCGGAGCTAACCGACCCTTTTCCACAATGCTTGCTTCTGGTAAATCTACTACCCCCGCTTCGGAGCCCACCACAATGTAATCATCTTTGGTAATGCAGTAGCGGGCCGGACGTAGGCCATTGCGGTCTAACCCGGCCCCGACAATTTTGCCGTCACTAAACACCAATAGGGCCGGGCCATCCCAGGGTTCCTGCAGGCCACTGTAATAGTCATAGAAATCGGTAATTTCGGGATAGTTGTTTAATGCCGGTTGATTTTTGTAGGCTTCCGGCACCAAAATCATCACCGCTTCGAGGGGCCCACGGCCAGTGCGGGTTAATAGTTCTAGGGCACTGTCGAGGTTGTAAGAATCGCTGTTAGCTTGGTTGACAATGGGAGTTAGAGCTTCCAATTCGGCCTTTGTCCAGCCTGGTACTTCTAACGCCGCTTCTCGGGCCGCCATCCAGTTAATATTTCCCAGGAGAGTATTGATTTCCCCGTTGTGCCCCAGCATGCGCATGGGCTGGGCTAGGGGCCATTTGGGCATGGTGTTGGTGCTAAACCGACGGTGGTAAACGGCGAAATTACTGATGTATTGGGGATTGAGTAAATCTAAATAAAATTCTCCCAAAACAACACTACGAACCATACCCTTATAGACGATGGTGCGGCAGGAAAAGGAACAAACATAAAAATCTTCCGCTAGCCTTTTACCAATGATGGAGCGGGCGATGTATAGGCGGCGGTCGAACTCATCCCCGGCACAACCAGCGGGGCAAGTGACCAAAATTTGTTCAATATGGGGTTGATTACTGCGGGCTTGGCTACCCAACACGTCTGGGTTCACCGGCACTTCCCGCCAGCCCAGCACCGTTAATTTTTCTAGCCGTACTACTTCTTCCACATAGGCCCGAGCCACTTCCCTTGCGGAAGGTTCCTGGGGCAAAAAGACCATTCCCACCCCCAGGCGATCGCCGTTGGGCATGGGCAAATTGCGAGTGGCAAACCACTGGGCTAACAAATCCCGGGGAATGGCGGTCATCACCCCGGCCCCGTCCCCCGAATCATTATCGGCACTGCATCCCCCCCGATGCTCCATGCATCCCAAGGCCTTTAGGGCCTGCTCCACCAGAGTATGGTCCGGTTTACCCCGGAGATTAGCGATAAAACCCACACCACAGGCATCTCGTTCTTCCACTAACCAAGGTTGACCAAGGAAAGGTTGGGTAGAATTGGTGGCAACAGAGGAGTTTAACATAGGTGCTAGCAACGGATATTGGAAGAAAATGTGGACGGCAATTGGAGACCCCAAAGGGCCCCTCAGCTTGGGGGCGGTGGTTAATTTTACCAGCTAGCCTAGGCAGTGGTTTGTTCGCCTTAACCGCTTCATGGTGGCGATCGCCAAATTTTGGGAGGGAGACGAAATTAACCTGATCGATTTTGCTTGTAACTATTCTTCACATTATCGCGCACCGAAAACCCAGATTAACTATTTTTTTGCACCACAGCCAGCAAAATTGGACTAGGAACGTGTTTGAAAAGTACAAAGCTAGGTATTTATCCCCCTAAATCTCCTCACTAAAGCTCCGGCTCAAAAAGGGGGACTTTTGTGACCTTTCCCTCCTTCCCAAGGGGGGCTAGAGGGGATTAGACAGCCAAAACTCAACTTTCCAAACAGGCTCTAAAGCCCTAGATAGGGGTTGAAATCTTAACTGCATCAGGTCAACATCCCTTGCCGTGTTAAAACCTTTTTACCGGTTAATTTCACAGTGAACATTTACGAGGCTTGTTAACCCAAAAACAATGGATAAACCTTCACCTTGGCGATCGCCTGCAACAATGGCTGGAGTTGGAACCTTGCTTACAGGAAGGAAATTAAGTTGCGGGAAAAACCGGACATTACTGCCCAGATTTTCTCGAGGGAAACTCTGATAGTGCTTCAAAAACCAAGACAGGATCAAGGATTGACTAGATCAAAAACGGCAAAATTTGATCCACCAAATTAACTTCATCGAGGGCAATGAGGGCAACCCCCGCAGTGATTACAGCGATGCCCAGCCACCGGGCAAGGGGAATGGTTTCTCTGAGCAAAAATTTGGCCCCTAATAAGCTCATCACATAACCCAACGCTCCCGCCGGTCGGATCAGGCTAATATCCGTCCAACTGAGCAGAGAAATGAAGGTAACAAAACTGATGGTTTGACAACCAATACCCCCTAAAACCGAAGGATGGGAAAGGATGCGGCCAATTAATTTGACCATTTTCAAGGGCGATTGCAAGCTTACAGGACCAATTTGTTTCATGCCCCGGGCGATTAATACGTCTCCAGCCGAATCGGTAAAAATTAGAATTAAAATGCCAAACCAAACTCGGGACAGGGCAATACCCACGGGAAATAACCACAATGGCGATCGCCGGGAAGACTTCACTGGCACGGCAGGGGGCGGGGTCGGACTAAACTTTTCCCGCATCAATTGGGAGCGGTGGCGATGTTCTGACCAACAGACAATAAACACGCCACTGGCGATCATAAAAGTGGCCAGCCAACGGTAAAAAGAAACTTCTTCCCCCAGTATTAGCCACGCCAGTAGAGCATTGAGGATATAGCTAGAAGAAAATAGGGGGAGAACTAAACTGAGATCCAGTCGAGATGTGGCGGTGAAATAGAGAAACAGAGCAAACAACAACGTGATTACCCCCACCACAATCCAAGGGGAGGTGAGCAGATAGAGAAATAAGGCCCACAAACCCGCCGGGCTATAGTCCTCCACTGCCCCAAACACTTTCATGCCCTGGCTGAGCCAAATATCCCCTAAAACCTGGGTTGTGACCATGGTCAGCAGGAGGCCAATGGTTTTCCACTCCGTTAACGTTAAGCGTTTAGCTCCGCTGAGCAAAGTTAGTGATCCTCCTTGTCCGAGTGTTGATGGGCAAAACTTGCCTGGATAGACTAAACCTAACCGATGAACATAGCTAGGCCATCCGTTGCTTTGAGTAGGCGATCGGCTGCTCTTTCTGGGTGGGGCATCATACCCAAGACATTACCCTGACCATTGGTAATGCCAGCAATGTGGTGTAGAGACCCGTTAGGATTACTGGCCGCGGTCAATTCCCCCTGGGCGTTGCTGTAGCGGAAGAGAATTTGGCCGTTATCTTCCAACGCCTTTAACGTATCTTCGTCTGCAAAATAGCGGCCTTCGCCGTGGGCAATGGGAAGGGTTATTACCTGTTGGGATTGGTAGCCCTGGGTCCACAGGGTATGGTTACTTTCCACCCGCACTGTTACCCGGTCACAGATGAAGTGTAAATCCCGGTTGCGGATCAAAGCCCCCGGCAGTAACCCAACCTCCGTCAGCACTTGAAAACCGTTACAGATGCCCAACACCCTTTTACCTGCTTTGGCATGGTCAATGATGGCGGCCATGATGGGGGAAAATCTGGCGATCGCCCCACAGCGGAGATAATCGCCGTAGCTAAAGCCCCCCGGTAAAACCACCACATCCACTCCCTGGAGATCGGCTTCCTGGTGCCAAATAAAACGGGTTGGCTGGTTCAACAAACCGGCAGTGACGGTGGCAATGTCCCGATCGCAGTTAGAACCGGGGAAAACAATAATACCAAAGCTGGTCATGGCGTGACGGCACCTTCTAGGGCAGTAATTTCAAAGCAATAATTTTCGATCACCGTATTGGCCAATAGTTGGTCACACATGGTGTCTAGCTGTTGGGAAGCGGTGGCTTCGTCCGGGGCCGCGAGGGTTAATTCAATATATTTACCAATTCTGACTTGGGAAACGCCATCGTAGCCTAATTGTTGCAAACCGGATTGCACAGCGGTACCGGCGGGGTCAAGTACGGAGGGACGGAGGGTAACGTAAATACGACAATGGTAGGAATGGGACATGGAGGGCCTTACCGGGGAATCTGCCACTGTTAATCCTGCCTTAGAAAGTCTTTCTCGGCAAGGTTCAAGCCTTGGGGTCAATGGGGGTAACCATATTAGGAAAATCGATGGAAATTGTCATGGCTACCAAGTTTTTTGCATCACCAGGGCGTGGGGGGAAAAGCCAAATTTTTCATACAGTTCCTGGGCCCCTTGGTTGTGGGTAAAAACCTGTAGTGCCAATCGCCGATCACCCCTTTGTTGACCCCATTGTTGGGCCTGTGCCATCAACGCAGTGGCAATACCCCGACGGCGGTGGGCCGGTTCCACATACAGCATAAAAATGTGGCCATGGCGATCGCCCGTGACCTGATCAACGGCGTTACCTAGCCAAAGGCCGGCAATGGGCTGGGCACAAGCAGTTTTTTCCCCTTGGCTATTTACCCTCTGATCCTGTACTGGCAAGTTAATTTGCGCCATCAATCTTAAGGGGTCTTCCCCAACGGAAAAACTATTATCATGGTGAACAGGGCTCCCCTGGCCAGTTTCCGGAGTGACCCACCACAATGGCGATCGCCAAGAAAAATAACTTTCCACTGTTTGTCCCAAATGGGAGAAGTCGTGCCGTTCTGGAAAGAGGGCCTGGTAAGTACGCTCCAAAAAATCCACCAGTAACCGTCGATCTCTGGTCGTTCCCTTATAGAGACAATAACCGGGGGGACTTAAGGCTGATTTTTCCATGGTTGCTGAACGCTATTGACCAGAGCAAGCAAATTGACTAAAATTTGCCAGTTTTTCCCATTTTCCCCAGATCGCCATGAAGTATCCCCTCAAAAACCTGCTAGGGTTTGGGCTCACTCTTATCCTAACGGCGATCGCCCTGGTCAGCCTGAACCAAAGACAAGTTTTGCAACCCCTCACCGTGGGCATGAGCGACTGGCCTGGTTATAGCGTCATCCTGTATGCCGAAGCTAAGGGCCTATTCACCAAGCGGGGACTAGACGTTAAGCTAGTTCATTTTGAAGAACAGAATGACAATCTCCGGGCCACCATGCGGGGTTACCAGGATGCTAGTTTTGCTCCCTTGCCCCAGGCCATGCAATTGGATTTTCCCCAAGCCACTCCAGAGTTCATCCTTGTTGCGGATGTTTCTGCCGGCTCCGACGGCATTGTGGCCCGGCCGGGATTAAATTTCATGGCCCAAATGGCCGGCAAAAAAATTAGTGCCCGTTTTGGCAGTATTGCCCACGTAATTTTGCTTGAAGCCTTATGGGCCAGCGATCTAGACCTGGACGAAGTGGAAATTGTTGACATACCCAATGAAGAAGGGATCGCCCACCTCAAGGATGGTTCCATTGACGCGGCAGTGCTTTGGGAACCGCTGTTGCACAAAACAGCCCAAGAAATTGGGGGTAACATTATCTACACCAGCGCAGAAATAGACAGCATGGTGGTGGATGGTCTGATAACCCGTGCAGAAGTGGTTCAGGAAAAACGAGAAGAATTAATTCGCTTCATTCAAGTATGGCTGGAGGTAATGGATGCGGTGGAAACCGATCCCCAAGAGGTTTTCACCATTGTGGCCCAACAGTTAGAGGTCCCTGTGGAAGTCTTTGTCCAAGGTTTCCAGGGTATGATTCACGGCGATCGCATCTTGAATGAGGAAATGTTAGTGCAAAGACGATTAGAGCCCATCATTGCCAGAAACTATCGATTATTACGAGAAAGTTGTCGTCATCGCTTGATTATTCGAGATGATATTGTCATAAATTCCCAACCATTTTCCCAAGCTGCGGAACGTCTTTAGCTATGGTTCAGGACAAACCCACTTTTACCCGCCCCCTACGTTACCAGTTGCTGGCTGGTTGCGCCCTCATTCTCCTGTTTACCAGTGCCATAGCTATAGTTTTTACCAGGCAACAATTACAAGAAAAATCAAGAATTAATATTACCAGAAGAGCCCAGCGATTGACCGAAGGTTTGGAATTTGCGGCGGAAGGTTTGGTAGAAACTAATGATGTTTATTGCCTCAACCGTTTAGTGCAAAATTATGCGGCTTGGCCCAACGTACAAAAAATTTCAATCATCGATCCCAATGGCGTTATCATTGCCCATGGTGAGGGGATAAAAATGGCGCGGGAAAAAAAATATGCCCAACTCGCACCAGCTCTTTTTCCTATTTTTGAACAGGTTTCCATCAGTGGCATTCCCCAATCCCTAATTACCAAAATTGATGGTGAAGAAGTGGTGGTTTATGCTCTTCCCTTTAACACTTATTCTTTTCCTGAGGAGGGAGAAAGTTCCGATGACCAAAATACCCATCGACGGGGAGTGGCAATCACTGTTCTAGCAAAACAGGAATTAAACCGAGAGGTTAACCAGGCACTTTTATTAGTTGTAGCTTCGTTCGTTATTGGCACTGTGGTGATCGTTCTGCTGTTGGGTTTACTAATTAGATATTCTGTCTTGGCCCCTTTAGGCAAACTGCACCGAGCATTAATTAACTATGACAATGTTGAGCAGTTTAGTTTGCCTTCCCTACCAAGTAACGAAATTGGTTTTTTGGGCCAAACCTTGGTGCAGACCTTCAATCAATTGCAGGTTTATCAACGGGAAGCCCTAGAAATTGCGGAAAGAAAATATGTGGAAATTGCCCAACGCTACGAATTAGCTTCCCAGGCCACAAGGGTATGGGTGTGGGAATATCAGCCCCAAATGCACTATATCGAGGCCGATCCAAATTTAATTGCTTGGTTAGGCTTTAAACAATCCCTTGAGCAGGAAGATGATGATTTTTTCATTCACCCTGACGATCGCCCTGAGTTCTGGCAGGCCATTGAGCAAGGTTTGGCCGATCCAACAGCGGAATTATCAGCAGAATTGCGTTTAGAAACTGCCGATGGTGAAATTTATTATTGTTTGTTGCGTGGACAAATTCATCAAGAGGCAGACCCAGTATTCACCAGGATTATTGGCACGATCGCCGATATTACGGAGATTAAGAAAGCTGAAGAACAATTAAAGTTTTCCAACAAAATTCTAGCCAAAGCCACCCAACTCAAGGATGAATTTCTGGCAAATATGAGCCACGAATTACGCACTCCCCTCAACTCCATTTTAGGCATGGCAGAAGCCCTACAAAATCAATTTTATGGCCCCTTAAATGGCAAACAAATTCAGTCTTTGGAAGCAGTGGAAAGGAGTGGAAAACATTTACTTTCTTTGATTAACGACATTCTTGACCTTTCCAAAATTGAAGCTGGGAAAATGGAGTTGGATTTAGAGCCAACTAACTTACCGACTCTGGTTAATCATAGTTTGACTTTTGTGCAACATTTTGCCCTACAAAAGCGAGTTAATTTGTCATTCAAAATTCTGCCCAATCTCCCAGACGTGGTGGTGGACAAACGAAGGATTTGCCAGGTTTTAATTAACTTACTCAACAATGCCGTTAAATTTACGCCGGAAGGGGGCAAAGTCACTCTACAGGTTAACTTGTTCATGGAAGAAGGGGCTCCCAATCACCATGGTCAATTGCCTCAGCTACAGATCACAGTTATAGACACAGGCATTGGCATTGCAACGGAAAGGTTAGGTAGTATTTTCGAGCCTTTTGTACAGATTGATGGTGCCCTCAATCGTCGTTACGACGGTACAGGACTGGGCCTCTCTTTGGTGAGAAAAATTGTTGAACTCCATGGAGGATCGGTGAATGTTACCAGTGAATTAGACCGGGGGAGTCAATTTTTGGTCGTTATTCCCTGCCTTCTTCAGGATGACGTTGGCCAATTTCACCAAGACGAACTATTTAAGGTTTCTAGCATTGATAATTTAATTCCAACAACCATCACTTTAATCAGCGAAAATTCCGCCTATGCCACTACCCTTAGTAGTTATTTCCGGGCCAGGGGTTACCAAATGCAATGGTTAAACTGCTCTTTTCCCACCATGGCCCAGTTAACTGCCTTACAACAATCGGTCAATCAATCTTCCCATTTGCTGGTGATGGATTTGCCCCAGGTTACCAACGCCACCAAGCAGACGCTGGATGAGATCAGAGACTTCTTGGGGGCTGATTCTGTGACCATTGTTGCTTTGATCGATGCCATGGATTATGCGGACGGTGACACTGTGCAAGCAGAGATTGCGGCCGATCAGTTTTTGGTCAGGCCAGTGCGCTTCCACCGATTGATGGAAATTTTTCTACAACATTCCCAGGCGATCGCCCCTAATCCCCCCTGGAGCTAACAATAGGGCGATTGTCCTCACGCTACTGCAATTGATTCTGGCAACTACAGCTTCTGAAATAATTTGACTTTCTGTTTCGGAAATCTACCG is a window of Synechocystis sp. PCC 7338 DNA encoding:
- a CDS encoding HAMP domain-containing sensor histidine kinase, with the protein product MVQDKPTFTRPLRYQLLAGCALILLFTSAIAIVFTRQQLQEKSRINITRRAQRLTEGLEFAAEGLVETNDVYCLNRLVQNYAAWPNVQKISIIDPNGVIIAHGEGIKMAREKKYAQLAPALFPIFEQVSISGIPQSLITKIDGEEVVVYALPFNTYSFPEEGESSDDQNTHRRGVAITVLAKQELNREVNQALLLVVASFVIGTVVIVLLLGLLIRYSVLAPLGKLHRALINYDNVEQFSLPSLPSNEIGFLGQTLVQTFNQLQVYQREALEIAERKYVEIAQRYELASQATRVWVWEYQPQMHYIEADPNLIAWLGFKQSLEQEDDDFFIHPDDRPEFWQAIEQGLADPTAELSAELRLETADGEIYYCLLRGQIHQEADPVFTRIIGTIADITEIKKAEEQLKFSNKILAKATQLKDEFLANMSHELRTPLNSILGMAEALQNQFYGPLNGKQIQSLEAVERSGKHLLSLINDILDLSKIEAGKMELDLEPTNLPTLVNHSLTFVQHFALQKRVNLSFKILPNLPDVVVDKRRICQVLINLLNNAVKFTPEGGKVTLQVNLFMEEGAPNHHGQLPQLQITVIDTGIGIATERLGSIFEPFVQIDGALNRRYDGTGLGLSLVRKIVELHGGSVNVTSELDRGSQFLVVIPCLLQDDVGQFHQDELFKVSSIDNLIPTTITLISENSAYATTLSSYFRARGYQMQWLNCSFPTMAQLTALQQSVNQSSHLLVMDLPQVTNATKQTLDEIRDFLGADSVTIVALIDAMDYADGDTVQAEIAADQFLVRPVRFHRLMEIFLQHSQAIAPNPPWS